GCCGGACGGCCACCCGCGGGAGATGACCGCGACCGTGCTGGACGGGATCCGGGCCACGGTGCCGGCCGGCTGGGAGGTCACCTACGAGCGGGGCGCCGAGATCCAGCACCTGGTGCCGGACCCGGAGGGCCCGACGTTCCAGGACGGGCAGCCGCGCCCGCCGATCGCCGAGTCCGCGCCGGTCGACGCCGCGCAGCTGGACGCGGCGGTCCGCGCCGCCACCGACGCCGACTACGCGGTCGTCGTGGTCGGCGACACCGTCAACCTGACCGGCGAGGGCTGCTCGACCGCCACGCTGGAGCTGCTCGGCGGGCAGATCGCACTGCTGGACGCGGTGGCCGCCACCGGCACCCCGATGATCGTCGTGCTGGTGAACTCGAAGCCGCTGGCGCTGCCCGAGTCGGCGCTGAACGCGGCCGCGATCGTGCAGGCGTTCAACCCCGGCATGCGCGGCGGGCAGGCGATCGCCGAGCTGCTGCTCGGGCTGATCGAGCCGAGCGGCCGGATGCCGATCTCGGCCGCCCGGCACGTCGGCCAGCAGCCGGTCTACTACAACCAGCTGCGCGGTCAGCACGGCTCCCGGTACGCCGACCTGACCCAGGACCCGCTGTTCGCGTTCGGCGAGGGGCTCAGCTACACCACGGTGGTCTACGACGGGCTGGCCATCGGGGAGCCGGACGTGCCGGTGGACGGGGTGGTGCGGGCTACCGTACGGCTGTCGAACACCGGGACGCGGCCGGCGCTGGAGACGGTCCAGGCGTACGTGAGTGACCTGGTCACCAGCGTGACCTGGGCGCACCGCGAGCTGAAGAGCTGGCGGCAGGTGACCGTGCCGGCCGGCGAGAGCGTGACCGTGGAGATCGAGATCCCGGCCGCGGACTGCACGCTGGTCACCGCGGACGGCGTCCGGGTGGTCGAGCCCGGCGACTTCGAGCTGCTGGTCGGGCCGAACTCGCGCTTGACCGCCCTCCAGTCCGCCAAGTTCCGGATCAGCTAGGTCTCGGGACGGCCGCGAACGTCATCAACTGGAACCAGGCCGGGACGGCGCGTCGCAGCGCCTCCCGGCCCTCCAGGCTCACCTCGCCGGAGCGCAGCGCCGACTCCCACGAGCGCGCGCCGCGCCACACGTCGGTCAGGCACCGCAGATCCGCGGTGACCAGCACGTCCACCTCGTGCCCGGGATCGGCGTCGCAGACGTCCGCCTCGCCCTGCGTGATCACCAGCCACCAGTCCCGGACCGGTCGCGCCGCCGCCGGGAAGCAGAACCGCAGGACCGTCCGCCGGTCCGGCACCGCCTCGTGATCCACCCGGCGGTGCATGTCCCAGAGCAGCAGTTTCGGGTCGAGGTCCGGGTCGCCGATCTCCGGGATCCAGCGGGTCCCCCAGACGCCCAGGGCGTGCACGATCGGCTCCAGCTCCCGACCGGCCGGGGTCAGCGAATACTCCACCTCGGCGCCGGTCGGGGTCCGCTCGATCAGGCCGGCCGCGGCCAGCTGCTGCAACCGCCGGGACAGCAGCGTCGGCGACATCCGGGGCAGGCCGCGGCGCAGGTCGTTGAAGCGCCGGCTGCCGGAGATCAACTCCCGGATCACCAGCAGCGTCCAGCGCTCGTCGAGCAGCTCCATCGCCTTCGCCACCGGGCAGAACTGACCGTAGGACGCTCCCAAGGCGACCACCTCCGGTACAGATCGTGTACTAGGCCGGGTCCGGCGCGAATCCTACCGTCGGTGACATGACTGATTTCGAGCTCAAGAGCAAGCACCGTGCCATGTGGGCGTCCGGCAGCTATGCGACGGTGGCGGCCGACGTGGTCGCCCCGCTCGGCCCGGTCCTGGTCGAGGCGGCCGGGATCGGCCCCGGGCAGCGGGTGCTGGACGTCGCGGCCGGCACCGGGAACGCGGCCCTGCCGGCGGCCCACACCGGTGCCGAGGTGACCGCGAGTGATCTCAGCCCGGAGCTGCTCCGGATCGGCGAGCAGCGCGCCGACGCGAAGCTGATCTGGACCGAGGCCGACGCCGAGGCGCTGCCGTTCCAGGACGCCGAGTTCGACACGGTGATCTCCTGCATCGGCGTGATGTTCGCCCCGCACCACGAGCGGGCGGCCGCCGAGCTGCTGCGGGTGTGCCGGCCGGGCGGCACGATCGCGCTGGCGAACTGGACGCCGGAGGGCTTCATCGGGCAGATGTTCGCGACGCTGAAGCCGTTCGCCGCTCCGCCGCCGCCCGGCGCCACGCCGCCGCCGCGCTGGGGGGATCCGGCGCACGTCGCGACCCTGTTCGGGGACCGGGCCGTCGCGGTCCGCGCGGAACGCCGGGACCTGCGGGTCGATCATTTCGGTACGGCGGAGGCGTTCGTCGACTACTTCAAGCGGAACTACGGGCCGACGATCGCGGTCTACCGCAACATCGCGGCCGAGCCGGAACGGGTGGCGGCGCTCGACGCGGCGCTGACCGCGCTGGCCCAGCGCTTCGACGTCGGCGGCGGCGCTATGAACTGGGAATACCTGCTCTGGACCGGCCGCCGCGCCCACTGACACTCCCCCACGCCCTCCTCGTCCCCTGCCGGCAGCGGCCACCCGCGCCACGCTCATCACCGCCGGGCCGCGGCCACCCGCCCCACGCTTCATAACCGCCGGACCGCGGCCACCCGCGTCTCTCATCGCTGCCGGGCCGCGGCCACCCTGCGGATTTCAAAGCCCAATTTCCGGTACGTGGCCACCGCCGCCACGTTGACGTAGTCGGCAAGCAGCGCCACCCGCTCGCGGCCGATCAACATCTCGTCGGCGGCGAACCGGCACAGGGCCGCCGCCAGTCCCCGCCCCCGGGCGTCCGGGCGGGTGGTCACCCCGGCAAGGAACCCGATCGCCGAAGTCGACCAGGCGTCCGCCGCGACGGCGACCAGCCGCCCGTCCGCGTCCCGGATCCCCGCCCAGCGCCGGACGCCGGCCTCCCCGGGCCGCGCGTAGGAATCCGGAAAGGACTCCGCCAGCAGCGCCGTCACCTCGGGCCACTCGTCCTCAACCAGCCACCGGGCCGTTCCGCTCTGCCCCGTCGGTCCCGGCTCGGTCACGGCCGCCGGGCCGATCGGCTCGGTGATGTCCATCCACGCGAAGTGGGCGCTGACCTCCAGCTCAGGAGCGCGAGCGACGACCGCCGCGACCAGCTCCTCCGGGCCGAACGGCCGGAACGTCGCGCCCACCTCGGGCAGCACCTCGCGGACCAGCCCGGCCAGCGCGTCCGGGTCGCCGCTCATCACCAGTCGGTCCCAGTGCGCCAGGTCGGCACAGGCCACCACGGTCGCCCCGGGCCGCCGCCAGACCCGCGCGCCGTCCGCCTCGGCCGCCCATCGCACAAAAAGATCGTCGCCCACGCGCCCATGCTGCCGGTTCCGTCCTACGCCACCCGACCCCGGGTGCCTCGTCCCAGTCCGGCCGCGCCCCCGCAGCCCGCACTCCCAGTGGCAGCCGCGCAAGGTCCGGGCTGGCCCTCATGGCCCTATCCCGCGCCCGAATACGGCCATGCACGCCAGCCCAAAGCCGAGCTGGTCCACACGGCCCTATCCCGCAACCGGATACGGCCATACAAGCCAGCCCAAAGCCCCGAGCTGGTTCTGATGGCCGTATCCGGACGCGGGATAGGGCCAAGAAAGCCAGCCCAAGACCGGGCTGGTCCTCATGGCCGTATCACGCGACCGGATACGGCCATGCACGCCAGCCCAAGACCGAGCTGGTCCACACGGCCCTATCCCGCAACCGGATACGGCCATACAAGCCAGCCCAAAGCCTCGAGCTGGTTCTGATGGCCGTATCCGGACGCGGGATAGGGCCAAGAAAGCCAGCCCAAGGCCGGGCTGGTCCTCATGGCCGTATCACGCGACCGGATACGGCCATGCACGCCAGCCCAAGACCGAGCTGGTCCACACGGCCCTATCCCGCAACCGGAAACGGCCATACAAGCCAGCCCAAAGCCTCGAGCTGGTTCTGATGGCCGTATCCGGGCGCGGGATAGGGCCGTGATGGCCAGCCCGGGGGCGGGGGCGCGTCGCGGTCGTGAGGGGGCCGGGGCGTCGCGTGGGGCGAGCGGACCCGCACGACACGCGTGGCGGTCCGGGGTGGGCCGCAGCGTCGCGGGCCGGTTGGCACGGGGCTTCCAGTCGTACGAGAAAGGGTCCGGAAACGGGCGGTTGGTGTCGCGGCAGCGGGGATGGTTTTTCGGGCGGCCGGTTGGCACGGATGGGGTAGGTGGGGGTTGCCGGGGGCTGGGAGAGTGGGCGCGTGCCCAAGATTTCGATTGGCCGGGTTCGCCGGTCCCGCTGGTTTCGTCGGCTTGTTGTCGCAGGTGGGCTCGGCACTGTGCTCGCGATCGTGACGGTGGCGTCGGCGAATCTGTGGCTTCGCAGCAGTGCTGACGGGCATGTGTACGCGGCGGCGGACGTGCCGGCGGCGCCGGTGGCGTTGGTGCTCGGGGCGCAGGTGGATCCGCCCGGGGAGCCGTCGGCGTTTCTGGCGGCTCGGCTGGACATTGCCCGGGAGCTTTATCAGGCGGGCAAGGTCAAGGCGATTCTGGTGTCCGGGGACCACGCGGAATGGTCTTATGACGAGCCCGGGGCGATGCAGGTCTATCTGATCGCCCGGGGTGTTCCGGCGGACAAGATCGTGCTTGATCACG
Above is a genomic segment from Actinoplanes ianthinogenes containing:
- a CDS encoding GNAT family N-acetyltransferase codes for the protein MGDDLFVRWAAEADGARVWRRPGATVVACADLAHWDRLVMSGDPDALAGLVREVLPEVGATFRPFGPEELVAAVVARAPELEVSAHFAWMDITEPIGPAAVTEPGPTGQSGTARWLVEDEWPEVTALLAESFPDSYARPGEAGVRRWAGIRDADGRLVAVAADAWSTSAIGFLAGVTTRPDARGRGLAAALCRFAADEMLIGRERVALLADYVNVAAVATYRKLGFEIRRVAAARQR
- a CDS encoding class I SAM-dependent methyltransferase, which codes for MTDFELKSKHRAMWASGSYATVAADVVAPLGPVLVEAAGIGPGQRVLDVAAGTGNAALPAAHTGAEVTASDLSPELLRIGEQRADAKLIWTEADAEALPFQDAEFDTVISCIGVMFAPHHERAAAELLRVCRPGGTIALANWTPEGFIGQMFATLKPFAAPPPPGATPPPRWGDPAHVATLFGDRAVAVRAERRDLRVDHFGTAEAFVDYFKRNYGPTIAVYRNIAAEPERVAALDAALTALAQRFDVGGGAMNWEYLLWTGRRAH
- a CDS encoding SanA/YdcF family protein, whose product is MPKISIGRVRRSRWFRRLVVAGGLGTVLAIVTVASANLWLRSSADGHVYAAADVPAAPVALVLGAQVDPPGEPSAFLAARLDIARELYQAGKVKAILVSGDHAEWSYDEPGAMQVYLIARGVPADKIVLDHAGFDTYDSCARANKIFGVSRAIVVSQSFHVPRAVAVCRSLGVEADGVGDDTARVYKPMWVRGEVREWGAAVKAAFDVVTRRDPVFLGPHETGVEAAIAAS
- a CDS encoding winged helix-turn-helix transcriptional regulator — encoded protein: MGASYGQFCPVAKAMELLDERWTLLVIRELISGSRRFNDLRRGLPRMSPTLLSRRLQQLAAAGLIERTPTGAEVEYSLTPAGRELEPIVHALGVWGTRWIPEIGDPDLDPKLLLWDMHRRVDHEAVPDRRTVLRFCFPAAARPVRDWWLVITQGEADVCDADPGHEVDVLVTADLRCLTDVWRGARSWESALRSGEVSLEGREALRRAVPAWFQLMTFAAVPRPS